The Flexistipes sp. DNA segment GAAACCCTGTGGAAACAGGGTTGTGGCAATCTCAAAACAAGAAAATAAAGAGATTGCTTCGTTGCTCTCACTCCCTGCCCTGTTAAATGCCACAGGCAATCAGCGAAGCTGATATTTAACAGGGTGAACAAAGACGTGAAAACAGTGTAAGTGCGAAACCTTATAAGGATAAATTAAGCATCCTTTATTTTTATGAAATTATTTCTTCCATATCTTTTAAATAAGAGTCTGGTACCATTTGGATTTGCTTTCCTTTTCCATAGCAGACTTCATGAACGGTTCATAATCTTTATCGTCTTTGGCAATATGGGTAATAAGCCAGGTACCCAAGTATGTAACTAACTTTTCACCCACAGGCTTACCTTTCGAATAATCTTCAAAAAAAGCTATAACTTTATCACAGAAACTGTCATGAGCTTTTTTATGTGCTTCATAAAGGGGATAGCCGTGTTTTTCCATAAGTTTCTCTTCAAGAGAAAAGTGATTTCTTGTATAATCAAAAAGAGCATCGAATATTTTTCTGACCTCTTCCTGAGAGGCTTTTCTGTCTATAATTTCGGAAAGATCATTTATGTATTTTATCAATTGCTTGTGCTGAGAGTCTATCTCTTCAATTCCAACACTCAATGACGGTTTCCAAGAATAGATTGCCATAAAGACCTCCTAAGGTTTAATGATTCTAATTTATAGTGTAATTAACCTTTTTCGTCAAGGGTCTTAGCTTTGCAAACAAATGATTGTTTTCACATATTGATTTGGATTATCTATTAACGCACTTTGGGGGAAACAATAAATAAATTTTAATACTTGAAAATTCAGTATTTGCGAGGTATTATTTTTATAGCAGAATTTACTTATTAAAAGTATTCCCGAATAATTGCGTTTTGCCCCTATATAATACTTGAATTTTTAAAAGAAGCATTAATTTTTAGTTAGCACCAGCCTTAAGGCTGGTAAATATGTAGAACACATTAATATGAAAATTATGGAGGGAATTATGAGAAAACAAAAAGTTTTAATTACTGCAGTGTTGATAACCGTTGTTACTTTTGCTGCCTCCTGTACCAGCGTTTCCAGGGGACTGGGCAAAATAACGGCCAATAAATATGCAGAACCGAGAAGTGGTACGGTCTGGGTAGTTCCTCCTCCACAATTGGAACCACCTAAACCGGAGAATAAAAACGTATATATCTCGTTTAGAAATATTAGTGACGCCCAGTCGGTGAATTTAACAGATGAATTGCGAGATGCCGCCAGAGAACAGGGTTGGAATGTTGTGAGTGACCCATATGAGGCTGATTACCGGCTGCGTGCTTCACTTCGTTACTTTGGCGAGGTTAAGCCCGAATCAGGAGGAACTGCAATTGCAAAAAATATGGGCGTTATCAGTGGAGCAGCTGTAGGAGTTGGAACCGGAGCTCTCGTGGCAAATGCCACCGACAACTGGGCGGCGGGAGCCGCCGTTGGAGTTGGGGCAGGCGGGTTGATTGGTCAGGGCATTTCAAATGCTTCCAAACCCCGTGAATGGGCGATGATCATCGATTTTGTGCTTGAGGAATACAGTGGGAAGCAGGTTGAATATGAATTGATGAGGAATACCGGAGCGGGCACCCTTGATGCCGCTGGTACCGGCAACAGCCGAATGGCAGCCGGCGGAGGAACAAGTGGTTCAAATACCAGTTCCGGCAGTATTACCAAGAAAAGTCATTATTTCCCTCATGGTATGCGGCTTTCTGCCTGGGCTAATCAGATGAACATGAAAAAAGAAGAGGCCCTGCCGCTTCTAAAAAAGCGGACACGGAATGTGGTAACTAATATTCTTCCCCGGTAATGTGCAAAACTTGAAAATTTAATAAAAATGCCCCGAAATCTTTTCTATTGATTCCGGGGCATAGTTACTTTTTTAGAAGCGCCAGTTAACTATGGTCATACCCTTTGCAAACTCATTCGGCAGATTAGTAAACCATTTATTTTCCGGAATGATGTTTACAAAACCAATCTGGACACCTTTATCCATTGTTGCTGCATAATTTACAAAACCGAGCTGTAAACCGGTGAAACTGCCGGCATAGTTTACAAAGCCGGACTGCAGCCCTTTTGCTGAGCCTTTTGTGTAGTTAAGTATTCCGGACTGCCAACCCACAAAATCAGATTTTGTGTAATTGACCGGTGCCCACTGAACACCTTTATAATTTTCAGCATAGTTTAAAAACATGCTCCAGCTGAAACCCTTGCTGTTACCAGTAGAGCCGTTTACGAGTCCCAGTGCCAGAGCTGATTGAGGATTTTCCCCCCAGATATTTAGGGTTAAGCCCCGTATGTATGTATCTTTGTCATGAACAGCTACATCAGGTGTCAGGCTGAATTGGACAGGCTTGGTTTCTGCAATTGCAAAAGTGAATGAACTAAAGTAAATTACAAAAGATAGAAAAAATATTAATTTTCTCATATTTACCTCCTTTTAAATAAATTATGTTTTTTTACATTGACTTCAAGCAAATTTGAAAATTCTAAAAACATTTTATAGTCAAAGATTGAAATATAATTGTGGATAGGTTAAAATTCTAAATAATTATAACAGGATAAATATTATGAGTGAAAAAAAGACCTTTAGTGTTAACACGTTGTCAAAAAGTTTCGATGATGTCAGCTTATTGCTGCAAGGAATAATTGGCACCCCTACCGAAAAAATTAAAACAAAGGAACTGAAGCATTGTATTTCGACATTGGAAAATTTTAAAAGATATGCAGACCTCCTGATGGACAGCTGTTCCTACCAGAATAAAAACACTATAAACATCAGTGTTGAAAAGTATCTGCCGGATATGAATAACTTGTTGTTGGAACTTGAGGTTTACTATGGCGGTAAAAATATAAAAAATCTTTCACAGATAAAACAACTTGCTGAAAAAATTTATGAAGACTATTTATCGAAAGTTAAATATGAGCTGATTCCCTATATTAACAGCAGAATGTTTTCAAGAAAACTTATCACAGGTGTTAGGATTATTGATGCACAGCATAAAGCTTTATTCACTTTTATGGATAAATTTGTTTCAAGAGTAATCAATGAATCATCAAATGAAGATTTGGAAAAGGTACAACGGTTTCTGATTAAGTATACCCATATACATTTTAATGAAGAAGAAAAATTGATGGAAGAATCGGGATATCCGCGTAAAAGGGCTCACAAGAGCGAGCACAAAGATTTTGTTGATATGATAGAAAAAATTGATCATTTCAAAGAAGGCAAGAATGAAGTTTCAACTGATGATATCTTAAAGTATATATATTTTGATTTAAATCAGTGGTTTATTAATCACATTCTTAAATCCGACAGGGACTTTGTGGAATTTCATAAAAATCGTATGGGTGAAGAGGATTAATTATGCAACCCTCTCTTGATGTTGTATAATGTCACGCTGTTATGGAGTTTAAAATGCGTAAAATTCTGATTGTTTTCTTTTGTCTGATTGCTTTAAATGTCTTTGCCGAAAATGTGTTGTTTAAATATACGGGTTCGGAAAATCCGGATTTAATTGTCCCTGATAGTGTGAGGGTTATAACAATCGGAGACAATGTATACTTATCCGGTGAGAGACAAGTGATAGAATCTCTTTTCGATAATTCGACGATAAAGGAAATAAATCCCCCTGAAAGAGAACTGAAAAGTATTCGAAACTTAAGCGGTTGGGTTGATTTGACTACTCAGTCCGGTTATTCTCAGATGGATTACATTTACAGAGTTTTACCCATGCCTTCTTATATGGAGAATCTTAACTCTACTTCTCTGAGAATATGTCTTGAAGGCTCTTCCGGTGATACGGCAAGTGTTGATGCAGTAAGGGTTTCTGCCAGTGATGCTCCCGATGCTTTTGCTATGGAGTCGGGGACTTCTATGGCTACTCCTTTTGTCACCGCAGTTGCTGCTTTGGGGTACAGTTATTTTGGGGCATATTCCGAACAGGATTTACTAAATAATTCCGAAACTATAACCACATCGAAAGGTGATGTTAAAAAACTAAATTTTTATAAATATTTAAGTGGCACAAATCCTGATAGCGCATCTTCATTTCAACCCGATGATGAGTTTTTTGATGTTCAATGGGGTTTGGATGCTTCAAATGATTCCGACATCGACTGGCCGGAAGGGATGGACTACTTTGAACAGCAAAGTAATACCTCACCCCCTATCGTAGTTGTGATGGATTCAGGGATTGCATGGAATCATCCGGATTTGCAAAGCAATCTTTTGACTGGCATAGATTACGGCAATTTTGGTTTTAATTT contains these protein-coding regions:
- a CDS encoding bacteriohemerythrin encodes the protein MAIYSWKPSLSVGIEEIDSQHKQLIKYINDLSEIIDRKASQEEVRKIFDALFDYTRNHFSLEEKLMEKHGYPLYEAHKKAHDSFCDKVIAFFEDYSKGKPVGEKLVTYLGTWLITHIAKDDKDYEPFMKSAMEKESKSKWYQTLI
- a CDS encoding bacteriohemerythrin, which encodes MSEKKTFSVNTLSKSFDDVSLLLQGIIGTPTEKIKTKELKHCISTLENFKRYADLLMDSCSYQNKNTINISVEKYLPDMNNLLLELEVYYGGKNIKNLSQIKQLAEKIYEDYLSKVKYELIPYINSRMFSRKLITGVRIIDAQHKALFTFMDKFVSRVINESSNEDLEKVQRFLIKYTHIHFNEEEKLMEESGYPRKRAHKSEHKDFVDMIEKIDHFKEGKNEVSTDDILKYIYFDLNQWFINHILKSDRDFVEFHKNRMGEED
- a CDS encoding LA_2272 family surface repeat-containing protein, producing MRKLIFFLSFVIYFSSFTFAIAETKPVQFSLTPDVAVHDKDTYIRGLTLNIWGENPQSALALGLVNGSTGNSKGFSWSMFLNYAENYKGVQWAPVNYTKSDFVGWQSGILNYTKGSAKGLQSGFVNYAGSFTGLQLGFVNYAATMDKGVQIGFVNIIPENKWFTNLPNEFAKGMTIVNWRF
- the traT gene encoding complement resistance protein TraT, with the protein product MRKQKVLITAVLITVVTFAASCTSVSRGLGKITANKYAEPRSGTVWVVPPPQLEPPKPENKNVYISFRNISDAQSVNLTDELRDAAREQGWNVVSDPYEADYRLRASLRYFGEVKPESGGTAIAKNMGVISGAAVGVGTGALVANATDNWAAGAAVGVGAGGLIGQGISNASKPREWAMIIDFVLEEYSGKQVEYELMRNTGAGTLDAAGTGNSRMAAGGGTSGSNTSSGSITKKSHYFPHGMRLSAWANQMNMKKEEALPLLKKRTRNVVTNILPR